Proteins found in one Quercus robur chromosome 2, dhQueRobu3.1, whole genome shotgun sequence genomic segment:
- the LOC126715945 gene encoding F-box/kelch-repeat protein At3g23880-like isoform X2, producing MRICKARRQSFTIPNDLVEDILSRLPVKSLMRFKCVSKAWHTLISSRRFAKSHFQRASQNPSCMNVIVFTDNCVLSLGYEALFQTCVHGQPVDVDFQGFPLWGEEYVETNLASCNGLVCIELYNRRKRTSEYLVWNPSTKSYKNIPRPTSTPDSMSCWFYRFGFGYDYSTDDHKIVRPFQIFPFDIKRIEIFSLKTFTWKTILVDVDNIYNCSLPLIPKTTYCNGAIYWSARKYGKPSIVYFDLAEEIFHELPWPESVLYCIRDKSSGKCFYTTGLWELGTFGEHLCLSVCTGESRKNLCIQLWVMKESWTRLATIPYLGTCLRPMCVSKNGEKVLMRETQVKYVGITGEWYYKLVEWNLTDHTCTSILCDPNPRMEAATYVESLYLQ from the coding sequence ATGCGAATCTGCAAGGCACGACGGCAAAGCTTTACGATCCCAAATGACCTCGTCGAGGACATACTTTCAAGACTACCTGTGAAGTCTCTCATGCGATTCAAGTGCGTATCCAAAGCATGGCACACTTTGATTAGTAGTCGTCGATTCGCTAAATCCCATTTTCAGAGAGCATCTCAAAACCCCAGCTGCATGAACGTCATTGTTTTTACTGACAATTGTGTTTTATCGTTAGGTTATGAAGCACTATTTCAAACCTGTGTTCATGGTCAACCAGTTGATGTTGATTTTCAAGGTTTTCCATTGTGGGGTGAAGAATATGTTGAGACAAACTTGGCTTCTTGCAATGGCTTGGTATGTATTGAATTATATAACAGGCGCAAACGAACATCTGAATATTTGGTTTGGAACCCATCTACCAAAAGTTACAAAAACATACCAAGACCAACATCAACACCTGATTCAATGTCTTGTTGGTTTTACCGTTTTGGTTTTGGCTATGATTATTCCACTGATGATCATAAGATAGTAAGGCCTTTCCAGATTTTCCCTTTTGATATAAAAAGGATTGAGATCTTTTCACTCAAGACCTTTACTTGGAAGACAATTCTGGTGGATGTGGACAATATTTATAACTGCAGTCTTCCATTGATCCCAAAGACTACCTACTGCAACGGGGCAATTTATTGGAGTGCTAGGAAATATGGGAAGCCGTCAATCGTTTATTTTGACTTAGCAGAGGAGATATTTCATGAGCTGCCATGGCCAGAATCTGTTTTGTATTGCATAAGAGACAAATCATCAGGAAAATGTTTCTATACAACAGGTTTATGGGAGTTGGGGACTTTTGGAGAACACCTGTGTCTATCTGTGTGCACTGGCGAATCCCGCAAAAACTTGTGTATTCAGCTATGGGTGATGAAGGAATCTTGGACTAGATTGGCGACCATTCCATATTTGGGCACTTGTTTGAGGCCTATGTGCGTGTCAAAGAATGGTGAAAAGGTTTTAATGCGGGAGACTCAAGTTAAATATGTTGGAATAACCGGAGAATGGTATTACAAATTGGTAGAATGGAATTTGACAGATCATACCTGTACAAGTATATTATGTGATCCCAATCCAAGAATGGAAGCAGCTACATATGTGGAAAGCCTTTATCTGCAATGA